From Flavipsychrobacter sp., a single genomic window includes:
- a CDS encoding site-specific integrase, with translation MTNTINFTKQALDALSVTELQYDVKDRKTPGLIVRINPGGKKTFMFFRRVNGKLLRVKIGYTHDISIEQARKKAISLNSQIISGVNPNEILRGKRKELTFQQLFDKYYLEHALVHTKWPGANKATLEFHLPAKFWAKKVGDITKQQLRDIHLKQGESRGKQQANRVLNIISAVYNFGIREDLYNGTNPTMGIKRFKSRSRDRFLSAEELRKFFLALESEEQLYRDFFMLSVFIGARKNNMLKMRYSHIDFDLKRWRLTEDESKNNDVNIYMLSDHALDILKRRWHENKCQPVPSEFVFPGGGIDGHLKDPKRSFTRIKQRMGVTDIWIHDLRRTLASYMAINNTSLPIIGRALNHKSQVSTAIYARLSGDPVREAVNSATQLMINKIRKPDMSFTTKMGYQMGIKYYCRL, from the coding sequence ACGATGTAAAGGATCGTAAGACACCAGGCCTAATTGTTCGTATCAATCCTGGCGGTAAAAAGACATTTATGTTCTTTCGTAGAGTGAATGGTAAATTGTTACGGGTAAAGATTGGTTATACCCATGACATCAGCATAGAGCAAGCCCGCAAAAAAGCGATTTCATTGAACAGCCAAATCATTTCAGGTGTGAATCCAAATGAGATACTGCGTGGCAAACGTAAAGAATTAACCTTTCAACAGCTTTTTGATAAATATTATCTCGAACATGCCTTGGTTCATACAAAATGGCCAGGAGCTAATAAGGCAACACTAGAGTTTCATCTTCCTGCTAAATTCTGGGCAAAAAAAGTTGGAGACATTACCAAACAACAACTCAGGGATATACACCTCAAACAGGGTGAATCAAGAGGTAAGCAACAGGCAAACCGTGTTCTCAATATTATAAGTGCGGTGTATAACTTTGGAATCAGAGAAGACTTATATAATGGCACCAACCCCACAATGGGTATTAAACGCTTCAAATCTAGAAGCCGTGACAGGTTTCTTAGTGCAGAAGAGTTAAGAAAATTCTTTTTGGCGTTAGAATCCGAAGAACAATTATACCGGGATTTTTTCATGCTCTCTGTTTTTATCGGAGCGCGAAAAAATAATATGCTCAAAATGCGGTATAGCCACATAGATTTTGATTTAAAACGTTGGCGGCTTACCGAAGATGAAAGCAAAAACAATGACGTGAACATATATATGCTTTCTGATCATGCATTGGATATATTGAAGCGCCGTTGGCATGAGAACAAATGTCAACCGGTTCCTTCTGAATTCGTATTTCCTGGGGGTGGCATTGACGGGCATTTAAAAGACCCTAAGCGATCTTTTACCAGAATTAAACAACGGATGGGTGTTACTGATATTTGGATCCATGACTTACGACGGACGCTTGCAAGTTATATGGCAATCAATAATACCAGTCTGCCAATAATAGGTAGGGCGTTAAATCATAAAAGCCAGGTATCTACTGCTATTTATGCACGACTATCTGGCGATCCTGTTAGAGAGGCGGTAAACTCTGCAACACAGTTAATGATTAATAAGATTAGAAAGCCTGATATGTCCTTTACTACCAAGATGGGTTATCAAATGGGTATTAAGTATTATTGTAGATTGTAA
- a CDS encoding YggS family pyridoxal phosphate-dependent enzyme, which translates to MYDEIAQNIRHIRQRINSACELYGRDKDEVKLLLATKTVSVDKIKAAIDLGHDLIGENKVLEGIEKYDLLKNNNCQWHLIGHLQTNKIKHALRYVDLIQSVDRMKLAEKLNNRCKYENKDVDIFIQVNTSNEISKFGIEPETAIEFIKQVSDFDRLHIKGLMTIGLLSSKSDAVRDCFKRLKEIQVQAMELHIPNASFNELSMGMSDDLELAIAEGSTMIRIGTAIFGERPYPDSYYWNENSDT; encoded by the coding sequence ATGTATGATGAAATAGCGCAGAACATTAGGCATATAAGGCAAAGAATTAATTCTGCATGCGAGCTTTATGGTAGAGATAAAGATGAAGTAAAACTTCTTCTGGCAACAAAAACAGTTTCAGTCGATAAAATCAAAGCTGCGATTGATTTAGGACATGACCTTATTGGTGAGAACAAGGTACTTGAAGGAATTGAAAAATATGATTTGCTAAAGAATAACAACTGCCAATGGCATTTGATAGGTCATTTACAAACCAATAAAATAAAACATGCCTTGAGATATGTTGATTTAATTCAATCTGTAGATAGGATGAAACTTGCAGAGAAGCTGAATAATAGATGCAAGTATGAAAATAAGGATGTAGATATTTTTATTCAGGTTAATACTTCTAATGAGATCAGTAAGTTTGGAATTGAGCCAGAGACTGCTATTGAATTTATAAAGCAAGTATCCGATTTTGATAGGCTACACATAAAAGGGCTTATGACGATTGGTCTTCTTTCCTCAAAAAGTGATGCTGTCAGAGACTGCTTTAAAAGACTAAAAGAAATTCAAGTTCAGGCAATGGAGCTACATATTCCTAATGCTAGCTTTAATGAGTTGTCAATGGGTATGTCTGACGACTTAGAATTAGCAATAGCCGAAGGAAGTACAATGATTAGAATTGGTACAGCAATTTTTGGTGAAAGACCATATCCTGATAGTTATTATTGGAACGAAAATAGCGACACATGA
- a CDS encoding type 1 glutamine amidotransferase: protein MNLHYIQHVPFEEIGHIEIWARTRGCTISSTKMYLGEELPPIEQVDMLVILGGPMSIFDFEEHPWLREEREFIKRVIDTNKLVLGICLGAQLVSDILGASVYPSKHKEIGFFPIKKTEGASNKSELLNLLPDSFHVFHWHGDMFDITDNGIRLFHSEACKNQAYLQDNILCFQFHFEVTVENINNMLTHGRHELNFNKTYIQNEKKILSNLQHLNCMHMYLEMVLDRFIAQNHNQL, encoded by the coding sequence ATGAATCTTCATTATATACAACATGTACCTTTTGAAGAAATTGGTCATATAGAGATATGGGCAAGAACAAGAGGTTGTACTATCTCTTCTACTAAGATGTACTTAGGTGAAGAATTACCACCCATAGAACAAGTAGATATGCTTGTGATACTTGGTGGCCCCATGAGTATATTCGACTTTGAGGAACACCCCTGGCTGAGAGAAGAACGAGAGTTTATCAAAAGAGTTATAGATACTAACAAATTGGTACTTGGTATTTGTCTTGGAGCACAGTTGGTAAGCGACATCTTGGGTGCTAGTGTTTATCCAAGTAAACATAAAGAAATTGGTTTCTTTCCTATTAAGAAAACAGAAGGTGCTAGTAATAAATCTGAGCTTTTAAATCTTTTGCCTGATAGCTTTCATGTATTTCATTGGCATGGAGATATGTTTGATATTACTGATAATGGTATTAGACTCTTTCACAGCGAAGCCTGTAAAAACCAAGCTTATTTACAAGACAATATTTTATGTTTTCAATTTCACTTTGAGGTTACGGTGGAAAATATTAACAATATGCTTACTCACGGCCGTCATGAATTAAATTTTAATAAGACTTACATTCAGAATGAAAAGAAAATCCTGTCTAACTTGCAGCATCTAAATTGTATGCACATGTATTTAGAAATGGTGTTAGATCGTTTTATTGCACAAAATCATAACCAATTATAA
- a CDS encoding thioredoxin family protein has product MSKSKFYHAGCPVCVSAEQDIVNLIGQDNVDVVHIGNDKSRIQEAESAGVKSVPALVTPEGNVLHINFGASIEDVKG; this is encoded by the coding sequence ATGAGTAAATCAAAATTTTATCATGCTGGCTGTCCTGTTTGCGTTAGTGCAGAACAAGACATTGTAAATTTAATTGGACAGGACAATGTGGATGTTGTTCATATCGGAAACGACAAATCTAGAATACAAGAAGCAGAAAGTGCTGGGGTGAAATCTGTTCCAGCCCTGGTTACACCAGAGGGTAATGTATTACACATAAATTTTGGTGCATCAATTGAAGATGTAAAAGGCTAA
- a CDS encoding DUF2024 family protein: MKISVWDTYVKRVDGKVMHFDILVPSEFKDEAKIFEYGNYYLSTKHFKTDSITSKECRFCHIESPSTEIVQQIKKDGYAIIEMENCD; this comes from the coding sequence ATGAAGATTTCTGTGTGGGATACCTATGTAAAAAGAGTGGACGGAAAAGTTATGCATTTTGACATACTAGTTCCGTCAGAGTTTAAAGATGAAGCAAAAATCTTTGAATATGGAAACTATTATTTAAGTACTAAGCATTTTAAGACTGATAGTATAACTTCTAAAGAATGTAGGTTCTGTCATATAGAATCACCCTCAACAGAAATAGTACAACAGATTAAAAAGGATGGATATGCAATTATAGAAATGGAGAATTGCGATTAA
- a CDS encoding MarR family winged helix-turn-helix transcriptional regulator produces the protein MSKTIFNPEEQELDLSKKVTVGLERISAAFKALLWDKAKQFELSPIQIQVLIFISYHQKEYCTVSYLAKEFNVTKATLSDAIKSLDSKRLVKKDHLAEDSRSYYIQLTTRGRKVVQETESFSAPISQQISDAKNSDLEILYKYISQLVYQLNQKGVLSVQRVCFTCQYYSQSKGKSYCNMLKKPLKATEIRLDCPEHIETL, from the coding sequence ATGAGTAAAACTATTTTTAATCCTGAAGAACAAGAGCTGGACTTATCAAAGAAAGTCACCGTTGGGCTGGAGAGAATATCAGCAGCCTTTAAAGCTTTATTATGGGATAAGGCTAAACAATTTGAGTTAAGCCCTATACAAATTCAAGTATTGATATTCATTTCATATCATCAGAAAGAATATTGCACAGTTAGTTACCTGGCTAAGGAATTTAATGTTACTAAGGCAACTTTAAGCGATGCCATAAAATCTCTTGATAGTAAAAGATTGGTGAAAAAAGATCATCTTGCTGAAGATAGCAGAAGCTATTATATTCAACTAACAACAAGAGGCAGGAAGGTTGTTCAAGAAACTGAAAGTTTTTCTGCTCCAATTTCACAACAAATAAGTGATGCTAAAAATAGTGATCTAGAAATTTTATACAAATATATAAGTCAACTTGTCTATCAGTTAAACCAGAAGGGTGTACTTTCTGTACAGCGTGTTTGTTTTACTTGTCAGTATTATAGCCAGTCAAAAGGCAAGAGCTACTGTAATATGCTCAAAAAACCTTTAAAAGCTACAGAGATCAGACTTGATTGCCCGGAGCATATTGAAACATTATAA